A part of Vulcanisaeta moutnovskia 768-28 genomic DNA contains:
- a CDS encoding phospholipase D-like domain-containing protein — MRPVLILILIGIAALSMNSYAQDWYVAINSSQVSVVVSPTNSTYILNVIGEARCCVYVEVYELTYQPLINELASLAQRGVEVYVVLSGNVYGRIPEEEYSAVNELINSGAHVSFNYGYDYVHSKVFVVDNDTVIIGSINPTYYGFERDLGIDLVIGNSSMAQVFAGIILTDYHNESTTQINYPGIVVSPINSGEYLKDLLSQPGTLYMAMEELYPSSGMYSLILTHSDRLVLVGQHTENEEAVNELGAVMVSDLTAKAIVVGNYVYVGSVNLDYNSLNSNRELGIIIENPQIAQEIITIIQQWYNENNTQNQQSTPQTNYTTSTQTLLLLILIILIIYMLRYTLRPRRRRKIPRL, encoded by the coding sequence ATGAGACCCGTCTTAATACTCATATTGATTGGTATTGCGGCCTTATCCATGAACTCATACGCGCAGGATTGGTATGTCGCTATAAATTCGAGTCAAGTCTCGGTTGTTGTTTCGCCGACGAACTCAACCTACATCCTCAATGTGATTGGTGAGGCAAGGTGTTGCGTGTATGTCGAGGTTTATGAATTAACCTATCAACCTCTTATTAATGAGCTGGCAAGCTTGGCTCAGAGGGGTGTTGAGGTTTACGTGGTTTTGTCAGGCAATGTATATGGCAGGATACCCGAGGAGGAATACTCAGCCGTTAATGAGTTAATTAATTCTGGTGCCCACGTTTCGTTTAATTACGGCTATGACTATGTACATAGTAAGGTCTTCGTTGTTGATAATGATACCGTGATAATAGGCTCAATAAACCCAACATACTACGGCTTTGAGAGGGACCTGGGTATTGACCTCGTGATTGGGAACTCAAGCATGGCCCAGGTCTTTGCAGGAATAATACTCACTGACTACCATAATGAATCAACCACGCAGATAAACTACCCAGGCATTGTGGTATCACCCATAAACTCAGGGGAATACCTAAAGGACCTACTCAGCCAGCCGGGAACTCTCTACATGGCTATGGAGGAGCTCTACCCATCCTCAGGCATGTACAGCCTAATCCTGACACACAGTGATAGGCTTGTACTCGTTGGACAGCACACTGAGAACGAGGAAGCAGTCAATGAGTTGGGCGCGGTGATGGTTAGTGACTTAACGGCAAAGGCAATAGTCGTTGGCAACTACGTGTACGTGGGCAGTGTAAACCTCGATTATAACTCATTAAATAGCAATAGGGAACTCGGAATAATAATCGAGAATCCACAGATAGCCCAGGAAATAATCACAATAATACAGCAATGGTATAACGAAAACAATACGCAAAACCAACAATCAACGCCACAAACAAACTACACAACATCAACACAAACCCTACTCCTACTAATACTAATCATACTAATTATATACATGCTAAGATACACATTAAGACCAAGAAGACGAAGAAAAATACCAAGGCTATAA
- a CDS encoding pyridoxal phosphate-dependent aminotransferase yields MNPVNDYLKDIVRELQGEKAFTYLAKAHEVAERKGVKVISFGIGQPDLPTFDNIVNAAKKALDERFTGYTETEGIRELREAIADYLNYRYHAVVRPDEIVVTTGTKTAIFLAIAAYIRPGDEVIIPDPTYPAYPELTKFFGGKPIYVAMKFDPESGFRLDLETIENSVTPRTKAIVINNPHNPTGAIFRPEEISKLLEIAKDYKLLVIVDEIYDNFVYGQSMFKGILELEPDWRSYVLYTNGFSKTFSMTGWRLGYLVASKEVIDPIKKLAANTYSCPPSIAQKAGVEALRDEASWRSSGAMVELFRRRRDVMYEELRKIPGIEVWRSTGAFYMYPRIKKILDKLGMDVEKFADWLLENYGVVVLPGTAFSETSMGREYVRLSFALDEKLIKEGVERIRKAVEEVTG; encoded by the coding sequence ATGAATCCAGTAAATGATTACTTAAAGGATATAGTTAGGGAATTACAGGGTGAGAAGGCCTTCACGTATTTAGCCAAGGCGCATGAAGTGGCTGAGAGGAAGGGTGTCAAGGTTATATCGTTTGGTATTGGCCAACCTGACTTACCAACATTTGATAATATAGTAAACGCGGCTAAAAAGGCTCTTGATGAAAGGTTCACTGGGTATACAGAGACTGAGGGAATTAGGGAGCTTAGGGAAGCCATCGCAGACTACCTTAACTATAGGTACCACGCAGTTGTCAGGCCCGATGAGATTGTTGTAACCACCGGAACTAAGACAGCTATTTTCCTGGCTATAGCGGCTTATATAAGACCGGGCGATGAGGTAATAATACCAGACCCAACATACCCAGCCTATCCAGAACTCACTAAGTTCTTCGGTGGTAAGCCTATTTATGTCGCCATGAAATTTGACCCAGAGAGTGGGTTTAGGCTTGACCTGGAGACCATAGAGAATTCAGTAACTCCAAGGACTAAGGCCATTGTGATAAATAACCCGCATAATCCAACAGGTGCCATATTCAGGCCTGAGGAGATTTCGAAACTCCTTGAGATCGCCAAGGACTATAAATTACTGGTTATTGTCGATGAGATATACGACAACTTTGTCTATGGTCAAAGCATGTTTAAGGGGATCTTAGAGCTTGAACCTGATTGGAGAAGTTACGTACTTTACACAAATGGCTTTAGTAAGACATTCTCAATGACTGGCTGGAGACTAGGTTATCTAGTGGCTAGTAAGGAGGTTATTGATCCGATAAAGAAGTTAGCAGCAAACACATATAGTTGCCCACCGAGCATTGCCCAGAAGGCTGGTGTTGAAGCTCTAAGGGATGAAGCATCCTGGAGGAGTTCTGGAGCAATGGTCGAGTTATTCCGGAGGAGAAGGGACGTTATGTATGAGGAGTTAAGGAAGATACCAGGTATAGAGGTTTGGAGAAGCACTGGTGCCTTCTATATGTATCCAAGGATCAAGAAAATACTTGATAAGTTGGGCATGGATGTTGAGAAATTCGCTGATTGGTTATTAGAGAATTACGGCGTAGTTGTTCTGCCAGGAACAGCATTCTCAGAGACTAGTATGGGTAGGGAATACGTAAGGCTTAGCTTCGCGTTGGATGAGAAATTAATTAAGGAGGGAGTGGAGAGAATTAGGAAAGCTGTGGAAGAGGTAACAGGATAA
- a CDS encoding cupin domain-containing protein, producing the protein MIVGNMNNVPLEDASKLLKGTRGFYVQWLITKEHGSKYAVRRFIVKANGIMPLHNHKYTEAVVILRGRLRVKTNEGIYELGPGDFLFTRPYEPHAIENIGNDEAEFICVISYEDDMSLKPLE; encoded by the coding sequence GTGATTGTTGGTAATATGAATAACGTACCTCTTGAGGACGCCTCAAAACTGCTTAAGGGTACAAGGGGCTTCTATGTGCAGTGGTTAATAACTAAGGAGCATGGATCTAAATACGCAGTTAGGAGGTTCATAGTTAAAGCTAATGGGATCATGCCCCTGCATAATCATAAGTATACTGAGGCCGTCGTTATACTGAGGGGTAGGCTTAGGGTTAAAACTAATGAAGGGATTTATGAATTAGGCCCTGGCGATTTCCTCTTTACAAGACCCTATGAACCTCATGCAATTGAGAATATTGGTAATGATGAGGCTGAGTTTATCTGTGTGATTTCCTATGAGGACGACATGTCATTAAAGCCTTTAGAGTGA
- a CDS encoding serine hydrolase, translating into MDFGEIEEFILGKIRESRLPSLSIGIIKDDELIYARGFGFRDIEKGLPATPRTIYGIGSITKSFTALAILKLVEEGKLSLEDPVDKYVPIKLNPMGIVKIHHLLTHSSGLPALGYAEAYINGALGLDSNWLPLATPEDVLAFMRNAADWAVAKPGERFFYLNEGYVILGLIIKRVSGLPYEDFVKEKILKPLGMTRTYFTAEEVLKDPEVAIPYIIDKEGRHIPSRFPFGITADGGLLSNVIDMARYVSMFINRGELNGVRILSKKSIETAESGYIDVPWKIIGDEKYGYGLIISQNFHGRKFVEHSGDVGVYTADIAYLPNDRIGIIIMANAQGYSLSMIGIHVLSKLLGHDPSELRPFMVESITKKIEGVYETYGSTVRISTQRQGDYLVMRSSTKYTEETTILVPDEVRKDYARFYALINGAKVPAEFLIEGNKIVLIYERFKFIKRE; encoded by the coding sequence ATGGATTTCGGGGAGATTGAGGAGTTTATACTTGGTAAAATTAGGGAGTCGAGGTTGCCAAGTCTGAGCATTGGCATTATTAAGGATGATGAGTTAATATATGCAAGGGGCTTTGGCTTTAGGGATATTGAGAAAGGCTTACCTGCAACTCCACGAACAATTTACGGTATCGGTTCGATAACGAAATCCTTCACAGCACTGGCAATACTCAAGCTTGTTGAGGAGGGTAAGTTAAGCCTCGAGGATCCTGTTGATAAGTACGTGCCAATTAAGTTGAACCCAATGGGCATAGTCAAAATACACCACCTACTAACCCACAGCAGCGGATTACCCGCACTTGGCTATGCCGAGGCCTACATAAATGGTGCGCTTGGCCTTGACAGTAATTGGTTGCCACTGGCTACACCCGAGGATGTACTGGCATTCATGAGGAATGCGGCTGATTGGGCTGTTGCGAAGCCTGGCGAGAGGTTCTTCTACCTTAATGAGGGTTATGTAATTTTAGGCCTAATAATCAAGAGAGTTAGCGGTTTGCCTTACGAGGACTTCGTTAAGGAGAAGATATTAAAGCCACTGGGTATGACTAGGACGTACTTCACGGCTGAGGAGGTTCTCAAGGATCCCGAGGTTGCAATCCCATACATAATCGATAAGGAGGGTAGACACATACCAAGTAGGTTCCCGTTTGGTATAACGGCTGATGGTGGATTACTGAGTAATGTTATTGATATGGCTAGGTACGTGTCGATGTTCATAAATAGGGGTGAGCTCAATGGTGTTAGGATATTGAGTAAGAAATCAATTGAAACAGCCGAGAGTGGCTACATTGATGTGCCCTGGAAAATAATTGGTGACGAGAAGTATGGCTACGGATTAATAATAAGCCAGAATTTCCATGGAAGAAAGTTTGTTGAGCATAGCGGTGATGTTGGTGTCTATACTGCGGATATAGCATACTTACCAAACGATAGAATTGGGATTATCATAATGGCTAATGCCCAGGGCTATTCTCTATCAATGATCGGCATCCATGTACTAAGTAAGTTACTCGGTCATGACCCAAGTGAATTAAGGCCATTCATGGTAGAAAGTATCACTAAAAAGATTGAGGGTGTTTATGAAACTTATGGAAGTACTGTGAGAATCTCAACACAAAGACAGGGAGATTACCTAGTAATGAGAAGTTCAACAAAGTATACAGAAGAGACTACAATATTGGTGCCTGATGAGGTAAGGAAGGATTACGCCAGGTTTTATGCATTAATAAATGGTGCCAAAGTACCTGCTGAATTCCTCATAGAGGGTAATAAAATAGTACTAATTTACGAGAGGTTTAAATTTATAAAACGGGAATAA
- a CDS encoding MBL fold metallo-hydrolase has protein sequence MIELSEKVSGLIYQLRIFMPMEPGYVFSYIVKRDNECVMIDAGYPNAELLNPLINELSKISNCRLSTLFITHMHIDHTGLANELRNRLSLSIVMHRRDYEQVLKMLDRDLFIKEFLELLGQYGVPNAEMELYRNVTSGLSSRRRLSALNPDVLINNEEEYIERMHVLLTPGHSPGHISIILDEYKLAFTGDLILPTITTHVGLTPINPGNPLRDYLNSLIRIRKVDLKCLYPGHEGEICNVNDRINELIMHRVSRLCEVVNTLRNNELTIFEITNMLKWMDDKKYVDLDPMNKYMALTETAALVKYLESIGIVKTGNDYKYGIIREIMCDIRELIPQ, from the coding sequence GTGATAGAGCTTAGCGAGAAGGTTAGTGGTCTTATTTATCAATTAAGGATATTCATGCCCATGGAACCCGGCTACGTATTCTCATATATAGTGAAGAGAGATAATGAATGCGTAATGATTGATGCTGGATACCCTAACGCCGAACTTCTTAACCCACTGATTAACGAGCTAAGCAAAATATCAAATTGCAGGTTAAGCACGTTATTTATTACGCACATGCATATTGACCATACTGGTTTAGCCAATGAACTACGCAACAGGCTTAGCCTGAGCATAGTCATGCATAGGAGGGATTATGAGCAAGTTCTGAAGATGCTTGATAGGGATTTATTCATCAAGGAATTCCTGGAGCTATTAGGGCAATACGGAGTTCCCAATGCCGAAATGGAGCTCTACAGAAATGTAACTAGTGGCCTGTCAAGTAGAAGGAGATTAAGTGCATTAAATCCAGATGTTCTCATTAACAATGAGGAGGAATATATTGAGAGGATGCATGTACTACTAACGCCGGGGCATTCACCTGGTCACATATCAATAATACTTGATGAATATAAGCTCGCATTTACGGGTGACTTAATATTGCCAACAATAACGACTCATGTAGGCTTAACCCCAATAAACCCAGGAAATCCACTTCGTGATTACCTGAACTCATTAATTAGGATTAGAAAAGTGGATCTTAAGTGTCTATATCCAGGGCATGAGGGTGAAATATGCAACGTTAATGATAGAATAAATGAACTTATCATGCATAGAGTCTCAAGGCTTTGCGAGGTGGTAAATACATTGAGGAATAATGAATTAACAATATTCGAGATAACGAATATGCTCAAGTGGATGGATGATAAGAAGTACGTGGATCTCGACCCAATGAATAAGTACATGGCATTAACAGAGACGGCAGCTCTCGTTAAGTACCTGGAATCAATAGGCATTGTTAAGACAGGTAATGACTATAAATACGGAATTATAAGGGAAATCATGTGTGATATCAGAGAGTTAATACCACAATAG
- a CDS encoding FkbM family methyltransferase gives MSYFTDYLSMYDDRYGVVDFRDKDVIDVGAFIGDTTIYFIMRGAGRVVAIEPHPNAFRELIRNVELNGLTNEVIPINAALSSLSGTTCASMDLDLGSIMATYFGPVTNDGICINGVRARLIALGEVINETRVHTDVLKMNCEGCEYGVILNDYEHVRLFRELIFEYRRWITGIPVKELLNVLSKDFKCIFTGRAHEDYGYVYCRRIT, from the coding sequence ATGAGTTATTTCACCGATTACCTCTCGATGTATGATGATAGGTATGGAGTGGTTGATTTTAGGGACAAGGATGTAATTGATGTCGGAGCATTCATTGGTGATACAACGATTTACTTCATAATGAGAGGTGCAGGCAGGGTTGTGGCTATTGAGCCACATCCTAATGCTTTCAGGGAGCTTATTAGAAATGTAGAATTGAATGGATTAACCAATGAGGTAATACCCATCAACGCAGCACTTAGCAGTCTCTCTGGAACCACCTGCGCTTCCATGGATCTGGACCTAGGAAGTATAATGGCTACGTACTTCGGGCCTGTAACTAATGATGGTATATGCATTAATGGGGTCAGGGCCAGATTGATTGCACTGGGTGAGGTTATTAATGAGACTAGGGTGCATACTGATGTTCTAAAGATGAATTGTGAGGGTTGTGAGTATGGCGTCATACTCAATGATTATGAACACGTTAGGTTATTCAGGGAGTTGATCTTTGAGTATCGCAGGTGGATTACGGGTATACCCGTTAAGGAATTGCTTAATGTATTAAGTAAGGATTTCAAGTGTATCTTCACTGGGCGTGCTCATGAGGATTACGGTTATGTTTACTGTCGGCGAATAACTTAA
- a CDS encoding purine-cytosine permease family protein encodes MTSIIERLGIEHIPSSMRHGRIMYQFTLWFASNLTVADYALGPILYMLGLPIPWLVLALVLGNVLGSLLVGLLAAMGPTYGYPQIMISRAAYGRIGNLPFAVANWISTLGWFSVNAIIGGYIINYIDPAIPLYVAILITVLTQFIIALFGYDIIHRSEYILSIILGIMFAVSLALALSKPYLLSTYVRSTSFNPFDFAIALATVFSYIMSWGPYASDYSRYLPENTSRLKIIAYAALGGILASLWSEVVGFAVSAATGNTSGLPTVLVQFMGNYGIVYAIIAVIALFLGALAANVLNIYTNSLSALAIYNRARRWQALIAGAIVGTIMAVLGGLNFVGYYEGFLLFLDYWITPWIGILLVMFYVNKIRDWRLVENGPKAIWKALLAYIIGLLISVPFMNLNAVTGGLIPFTGPVANALGGADISYFISFIATSIIYLLFMSGKQ; translated from the coding sequence ATGACATCGATAATAGAAAGGCTCGGTATAGAGCACATACCAAGCTCAATGAGACATGGCAGGATCATGTACCAATTCACGCTATGGTTTGCGAGCAACCTAACCGTGGCTGACTACGCCCTTGGGCCAATACTATACATGCTTGGCCTACCAATACCCTGGCTAGTACTTGCCCTAGTGCTCGGTAACGTGCTTGGCAGCCTATTGGTTGGGCTATTGGCAGCCATGGGACCAACCTATGGCTATCCGCAGATAATGATTTCAAGGGCTGCCTATGGCAGGATCGGTAACCTACCCTTTGCGGTTGCGAATTGGATTAGTACGCTTGGTTGGTTCTCCGTGAATGCAATAATTGGTGGTTACATAATAAATTACATAGACCCAGCAATACCACTCTATGTGGCGATCCTCATAACTGTGCTAACCCAATTCATAATTGCGCTCTTTGGCTACGATATAATACACAGGTCCGAGTACATACTATCTATAATACTAGGCATAATGTTTGCAGTCTCCCTAGCACTAGCACTATCAAAGCCGTACCTATTAAGCACATACGTTAGAAGCACGTCGTTTAACCCATTTGACTTCGCAATAGCACTAGCGACGGTCTTCAGCTACATAATGTCGTGGGGTCCATACGCCAGTGATTATTCACGTTACCTTCCTGAAAACACCAGCAGGCTAAAGATAATAGCCTACGCGGCCTTGGGTGGTATATTGGCCAGCCTATGGAGTGAGGTCGTGGGCTTCGCCGTCAGTGCAGCGACTGGGAATACGAGTGGACTACCAACTGTGCTTGTTCAGTTCATGGGTAATTACGGGATTGTCTACGCCATAATAGCCGTTATAGCCTTATTCCTAGGCGCGCTGGCCGCTAACGTCCTTAATATATACACAAACTCCCTATCCGCCCTGGCGATATACAATAGGGCAAGGAGGTGGCAGGCCCTGATCGCTGGTGCAATAGTTGGCACGATAATGGCGGTACTCGGTGGGTTAAACTTCGTTGGTTACTACGAGGGCTTCCTACTATTCCTGGACTACTGGATAACGCCCTGGATAGGCATATTACTGGTCATGTTCTACGTAAATAAAATCAGGGATTGGAGGCTCGTGGAGAATGGGCCAAAGGCCATATGGAAGGCACTACTAGCCTACATAATTGGCCTATTAATCTCGGTACCATTCATGAACCTAAACGCCGTAACGGGAGGCTTAATACCCTTCACAGGCCCAGTAGCCAACGCCCTAGGCGGCGCCGACATAAGCTACTTCATATCATTCATTGCGACATCAATAATTTATTTATTATTTATGTCAGGAAAACAATAA
- a CDS encoding APC family permease, translated as MARQGSSELMRNATGFLGSLYNSLAGQAPAYSIAGGAALIMGSAYAAAPLAMLLTLLGVLAVVYSIFVLARKYPHAASFYAYVTNTINARTGFVNGIVYAVFYSIVGVGSVAIAFAYLGTEGIYAVTGHVINPLILLPIPIVLALIPAVLGVRPSVRTEMTLTSIEIAVLLIFVILSFIANTSRISLFPFTVQGTFAVTPSGILTALSGGLIFAITYFMGFEVSTQISEEVRDPRKSVPTSTLWATVFMGILYILVTYAILLNIGYTQNAINNFVSLAEGMGPNPVYTLIRHYLGTAGLLLFAISVMISVFGCYLATLNATARMLYGMARDGLLPTWLAETHPRYKSPHKALYLSTVVAVLTIVLAYMAAYISGYIKPLELTYNAMEDAYAIDSLYYVLSLILVAAGALKLTRWSGRIAIAIGMAILAITFYYSIVSIWYLTILVASIALTIVVSYAINPRIRKIKITICPYC; from the coding sequence ATGGCAAGACAGGGAAGTAGTGAGTTGATGAGGAATGCCACAGGTTTCCTTGGCTCACTATATAATTCACTGGCCGGTCAGGCGCCAGCCTATAGTATAGCTGGTGGTGCAGCCCTAATAATGGGTAGTGCGTATGCCGCGGCACCATTGGCTATGCTACTCACGTTATTGGGTGTGCTGGCCGTCGTCTACTCAATATTCGTACTAGCCCGCAAATACCCACACGCAGCCAGTTTCTACGCCTATGTAACAAACACAATAAATGCCAGGACAGGTTTCGTAAACGGCATAGTCTACGCAGTGTTCTATAGCATTGTTGGTGTTGGTTCAGTGGCCATAGCCTTCGCCTACCTCGGTACGGAGGGCATATACGCAGTAACGGGCCACGTAATAAACCCACTAATCCTACTACCAATACCCATTGTACTTGCCTTAATACCTGCAGTGCTTGGAGTAAGGCCTAGTGTTAGGACTGAAATGACACTAACAAGTATAGAAATAGCTGTTTTATTGATATTCGTAATACTCTCATTTATAGCAAATACAAGCAGGATATCCTTATTCCCATTTACTGTTCAAGGTACATTTGCAGTGACACCCTCCGGTATATTAACGGCATTATCTGGCGGCTTAATCTTTGCAATAACGTACTTCATGGGATTTGAGGTGAGTACACAAATTTCTGAGGAGGTTAGGGATCCAAGGAAGAGTGTTCCTACGAGCACGCTATGGGCTACGGTATTCATGGGAATACTCTACATACTAGTCACCTACGCAATACTACTCAACATAGGCTATACGCAAAACGCCATTAATAACTTCGTAAGTCTAGCCGAGGGCATGGGACCTAACCCAGTCTATACCCTAATAAGACACTACCTAGGTACAGCTGGCCTATTATTGTTCGCAATAAGTGTAATGATCAGTGTATTTGGGTGCTACCTAGCCACACTGAATGCAACTGCTAGGATGCTCTATGGGATGGCGAGAGACGGATTACTACCCACATGGCTCGCTGAGACACATCCAAGGTACAAGAGCCCACACAAGGCACTCTACTTAAGCACAGTCGTGGCAGTACTAACCATAGTACTCGCCTACATGGCAGCCTACATTAGTGGTTATATTAAGCCCTTAGAACTAACCTATAATGCCATGGAGGACGCCTACGCCATCGACTCCCTGTACTACGTACTAAGCCTAATACTCGTAGCTGCAGGAGCCCTGAAGCTTACTAGATGGAGTGGTAGGATAGCCATAGCCATTGGCATGGCGATACTCGCAATAACCTTCTACTACTCAATAGTAAGTATTTGGTATCTCACCATACTAGTGGCATCCATAGCGCTTACAATAGTGGTTTCATACGCCATAAATCCCAGGATAAGGAAAATAAAAATAACGATATGCCCATACTGTTAA
- a CDS encoding MFS transporter codes for MRIKDMYVIGVASASFFMSYFSRLAWSIVSSYSTLKPTIIEDSIVFSLFFIGYVTVQIPAGIISDRINPKYVIITSLIGLAVSSFVSGIANAMWVEYVASLLMGLNAGWIYPATVKLLTINFSGPELPIAMGYYSIAWPLSIVLAGVILPETCIVLGWRWSYYIVALVSIIIALLYMPINIKGYGGNARNVLNLKLLRNSNVIIISLSGFLFFISYWTITLYAYKYFLSIGLNDYVAGFTYSLLALLGIPSTLIAGYIIRDLGVRNTLSLFETLYGVLTILLAVITRELPLMVLAAFMGFIRFVITPANSTAVSKIGGEMAGSVTGIANLFWQLSGTVAPAVASFILTRLNYQFLWVIMGIMIIISALIYQLTLKVK; via the coding sequence ATGAGGATTAAGGACATGTACGTAATAGGAGTCGCATCAGCCTCCTTCTTCATGAGCTACTTCTCCAGACTTGCCTGGAGTATCGTCTCGTCATATTCAACATTAAAGCCCACAATCATTGAGGATAGCATAGTCTTCTCACTATTCTTCATAGGCTACGTGACCGTCCAGATACCCGCCGGCATTATCTCAGATAGGATAAACCCAAAGTACGTCATTATAACATCATTAATCGGCCTAGCGGTATCATCCTTCGTGTCCGGTATTGCCAATGCCATGTGGGTTGAGTACGTGGCTAGTCTCCTTATGGGATTGAATGCTGGGTGGATTTACCCAGCAACTGTGAAGTTACTGACCATCAACTTCAGCGGTCCAGAATTGCCAATAGCCATGGGTTACTATAGTATTGCCTGGCCGTTGTCAATCGTGCTCGCCGGTGTTATCCTACCTGAAACCTGCATAGTCCTTGGTTGGAGGTGGAGTTACTACATTGTTGCCCTCGTCTCGATAATCATAGCCTTACTTTACATGCCCATTAATATTAAGGGCTATGGCGGTAATGCACGTAATGTATTAAACCTTAAGTTATTAAGGAATAGCAATGTCATTATTATTAGTCTTTCTGGTTTTCTATTCTTCATATCATACTGGACAATAACGCTATACGCCTACAAATACTTCCTATCGATAGGGCTTAACGACTACGTTGCTGGCTTCACCTACTCACTTCTTGCGTTATTGGGCATTCCATCAACATTAATCGCTGGTTACATAATTAGGGACTTGGGTGTTAGGAACACACTATCATTATTTGAGACATTATATGGTGTATTAACAATACTTCTTGCCGTGATCACGAGGGAGTTGCCATTAATGGTGTTGGCAGCCTTCATGGGCTTTATCAGGTTTGTAATAACACCGGCGAACTCAACCGCCGTGTCTAAGATTGGTGGTGAGATGGCCGGTAGTGTGACTGGCATTGCGAACCTCTTCTGGCAGTTGAGCGGCACCGTTGCGCCAGCAGTGGCATCGTTTATATTGACTAGGCTTAATTACCAATTCCTGTGGGTAATTATGGGCATTATGATAATAATATCGGCGTTAATTTATCAACTAACATTAAAGGTTAAGTAA